The Aerococcaceae bacterium DSM 111021 region ATGGCTGGTTTTTCAGATGTTCCTGGAACGAAAATCATTGTTTTCTATCCTAAAGGTGGAGTGAGCTCCATTCAAGAACAACAGATGTTGACTCAAACAGGTGAGAATACTCATGTTGTATCGATTGTTGGAAACTTTGATGACGCTCAAACTGAAGTTAAGAATTTATTCAACGACATCGTTTTGCGTGACGAACTCCAATCGTATAATAGTCAATTTTCATCAGCAAACTCTATGAATATTGGCCGTCTTGTTCCACAAATAGTATATTATTTTTACGCATATGCTCAACTTGTAAAACAAGGTAAAGTCAAAGCAGGTAGTGATATTGATTTTAGTGTTCCTACTGGAAACTTTGGTAATATATTAGCTGGCTACTATGCTAAACGTTCTGGCTTACCTATCGGTAAATTACTATGTGCTTCAAATGACAACAAAGTGTTGTATGATTTCTTCCAACAAGGTGAGTATAATCGTCAACGCGAATTTATCTTAACAATTTCTCCGTCAATGGACATTATTGTCTCTAGTAATCTAGAACGACTTGTTTTCCACGCGGTTGGAGAAGACAGTGCACGATTAAGCGAATTAATGAATCAGTTATCTCAAGATGGTCGTTATGCTCTGACAGATAATGAACGATCTCATTTTTCAAACTTCTTATCCGATTATGTTACTGAGGATGAAACGAAAGAAGAAATTAATTATGTATATAAACAAACTAACTACATTATGGATACACATACTGCGGTTGCATCTAAAGCTTGGAGAAATTTAAATCAACAAGGGCTTACAACAAATCCAACAATTATTGTCTCAACAGCAAGTCCATATAAGTTTCCAGAAGCC contains the following coding sequences:
- a CDS encoding threonine synthase; its protein translation is MNYKSTRNSENIVTPSQAILQGLATDGGLYVPESFPKFDLDWDKLSQFTYQEMAQFILKPFLSDFSDDQLDRCIELAYDNKFDTEAIAPVVEIDNHYHLELFHGSTIAFKDMALSILPYLMKTSAEINHNNNEIVILTATSGDTGKAAMAGFSDVPGTKIIVFYPKGGVSSIQEQQMLTQTGENTHVVSIVGNFDDAQTEVKNLFNDIVLRDELQSYNSQFSSANSMNIGRLVPQIVYYFYAYAQLVKQGKVKAGSDIDFSVPTGNFGNILAGYYAKRSGLPIGKLLCASNDNKVLYDFFQQGEYNRQREFILTISPSMDIIVSSNLERLVFHAVGEDSARLSELMNQLSQDGRYALTDNERSHFSNFLSDYVTEDETKEEINYVYKQTNYIMDTHTAVASKAWRNLNQQGLTTNPTIIVSTASPYKFPEAVLSALGVEAESLNDNELLTQLNNLSKVPFPPAIDGLLDATRLHDTTIEVSEMREFVQNVAKK